In Nitrosophilus alvini, the following are encoded in one genomic region:
- a CDS encoding ATP-binding protein: MFEFSTIYYNNPIVEAANAFLVLDENRIIKYANRHFCRMTGYESEELKKKSIYRIYHSDFPDKIDNDLWKTVNSKEMWLGEIQLFSKDRNKIWVFTRVLPVTDASGKIMEYVFVSNNITKLKLTEMELIKAKEEAEIERTKAMRANEAKSLLFASITHDLRTPLNAIIGYSDLILDERLGEKEKKESIENIRFSAETLRELVDDILDYSQFEKGMVELENVEFDINELIKNVHTSLKSLADMKNLEFICEFDSFESALLGDAKRLRQVLINLLGNAVKYTRKGHIKFKVKKEKEDKGQIKIYFEIEDTGIGIQKDKLDAIFDEFVRVETVRNSYAGTGLGLYVSKKIIELYGGKIKAESKEGEGSRFYFSLNFKKSKTVPFNPEFNISGSLESPYTVLLIDRDELHKALLSIGLRDYRIRYAYDVDEVMKILENEKIDIVLSEIKLPNISGVELMEKIKEKYKYLPVFAVTGFVESTDAHKEYLKMGFDGYMPKPVRISKLKNMIKEHLERDI; encoded by the coding sequence AGAATAATAAAATATGCCAATCGCCACTTTTGCAGGATGACCGGATATGAGAGTGAAGAGCTTAAAAAGAAAAGTATTTACAGGATATATCATTCAGATTTTCCCGACAAAATAGACAATGATCTTTGGAAGACTGTCAACTCAAAAGAGATGTGGCTCGGTGAAATACAGTTGTTTTCAAAAGACAGGAACAAAATATGGGTATTTACAAGAGTTTTGCCTGTAACAGATGCTAGCGGTAAAATAATGGAGTATGTATTTGTCAGTAATAATATAACCAAGTTGAAACTGACGGAAATGGAGCTTATAAAAGCAAAAGAAGAGGCTGAGATAGAGAGAACCAAAGCGATGAGAGCCAATGAGGCAAAATCGCTTTTATTTGCCTCTATTACTCACGATTTGAGAACCCCTTTGAATGCAATTATAGGATACTCTGATCTTATTTTAGATGAGAGACTTGGAGAGAAGGAGAAAAAAGAGTCTATTGAAAATATAAGATTTTCAGCGGAGACATTAAGAGAACTGGTAGATGACATTCTTGATTATTCGCAGTTTGAAAAAGGTATGGTAGAGCTTGAAAATGTGGAATTTGATATCAATGAACTGATAAAAAATGTTCATACATCTCTTAAAAGCCTTGCAGATATGAAAAATCTGGAGTTTATATGCGAATTTGACAGTTTTGAGTCCGCACTGTTAGGTGATGCGAAAAGGCTTAGACAGGTTCTTATCAATCTGCTTGGAAATGCCGTTAAATATACCCGTAAAGGACATATAAAATTTAAAGTTAAAAAAGAGAAGGAAGATAAAGGGCAAATAAAGATATATTTTGAAATTGAAGACACGGGTATAGGCATACAAAAAGATAAACTGGATGCTATTTTTGATGAATTTGTAAGAGTGGAAACGGTAAGAAACAGTTACGCCGGAACCGGTTTAGGATTGTATGTATCTAAAAAAATAATCGAACTTTACGGCGGCAAAATTAAAGCTGAGAGTAAAGAAGGAGAGGGAAGCCGCTTCTATTTTTCTTTGAACTTCAAAAAGTCAAAAACTGTGCCTTTTAATCCTGAGTTTAATATAAGCGGAAGCCTCGAAAGCCCGTATACAGTTTTGCTGATAGATAGAGATGAGCTTCATAAAGCGCTTCTTTCGATTGGATTGAGGGATTATAGGATAAGATATGCATACGATGTAGATGAGGTTATGAAGATACTTGAAAATGAGAAAATCGATATTGTTCTGAGTGAAATAAAATTACCCAATATAAGCGGTGTGGAGCTAATGGAGAAAATAAAAGAGAAGTATAAATACCTGCCCGTTTTTGCCGTAACAGGCTTTGTTGAGTCAACAGATGCTCACAAAGAGTATCTGAAAATGGGTTTTGACGGTTATATGCCGAAACCTGTAAGGATTTCAAAACTGAAAAATATGATAAAAGAGCACCTTGAAAGAGATATTTGA
- a CDS encoding SulP family inorganic anion transporter: MFNLKNYSTVNIKNDVLSGSVVAIALVPEAIAFSIIAGVSPLVGLYTAFILGLVTALIGGKPGMISGATGAVAIVLVDLVMQHGLEYMLWATILAGIIQILVGLFKLGKFIRLVPQPALYGFVNGLAIVIAMAQFPLFKNENWIIYLLVASTMAIMYFLPKFTKAIPASLGAIVAITAIVLIFKLDTKTIGDLADISGGFPAFHIPSAPLNLETLMIILPYSFIIAAVGLIESLLTLSVLDEMSGTRGSGNRECIAQGVGNCTCGMFGAMAGCAMIGQSIINFTSGGLGRLSGVVAALLLISFVVALSGYISYIPVAALVGIMFMVSIATFEWSSFGHLKYMPKEDIFVMLTTTIITVYADLAIAVITGVIISALVFAWKHAKIYSRSSIEKDGTKVYELDGPLFFGSITSFNEQFDVSNDPEKVVIDFKNARVMDQSGVEAVDKMTKKYKEAGKKLTLRHLSEDCKKMLKEAGPFCTYEEDDPTYKVAVNY, encoded by the coding sequence TTGTTCAATCTCAAAAACTATTCTACTGTAAATATAAAAAATGACGTTCTTTCAGGCTCCGTTGTAGCTATCGCTCTTGTACCCGAAGCGATAGCATTTTCCATCATAGCCGGTGTAAGTCCGCTGGTAGGTCTTTATACGGCATTTATATTAGGTCTCGTTACTGCTCTTATCGGAGGAAAACCTGGAATGATAAGCGGAGCGACAGGTGCAGTCGCCATAGTTCTTGTTGACCTTGTTATGCAGCACGGACTGGAATATATGCTATGGGCAACAATCCTTGCAGGTATAATCCAGATACTGGTGGGTCTGTTTAAACTGGGAAAGTTCATCCGTCTTGTTCCTCAACCGGCACTGTACGGTTTTGTAAACGGCCTGGCTATAGTTATTGCTATGGCACAGTTTCCTCTGTTCAAAAATGAGAACTGGATAATCTATCTTCTTGTTGCCTCTACTATGGCTATTATGTATTTCCTACCGAAATTTACAAAAGCCATCCCTGCATCTTTGGGTGCGATAGTTGCAATAACGGCAATTGTTCTCATTTTCAAACTCGATACAAAAACGATAGGAGACCTTGCAGATATCAGCGGCGGATTTCCGGCTTTTCATATCCCTTCTGCACCCCTGAATCTTGAAACACTTATGATAATACTCCCCTACTCTTTTATAATTGCAGCTGTAGGACTCATCGAATCACTTCTTACCCTTTCGGTTCTTGATGAGATGAGCGGAACCAGAGGCAGCGGAAACAGAGAATGTATAGCACAGGGCGTCGGGAACTGTACCTGCGGAATGTTTGGAGCAATGGCCGGATGTGCGATGATAGGCCAGTCAATCATCAACTTTACGTCGGGAGGACTCGGCAGACTTTCGGGTGTTGTGGCGGCACTGCTGCTTATATCTTTCGTCGTTGCACTTTCAGGGTATATATCCTATATTCCTGTTGCGGCTCTTGTGGGTATTATGTTCATGGTAAGTATTGCCACATTTGAATGGAGCAGCTTCGGTCATCTTAAATATATGCCAAAAGAAGACATTTTTGTTATGCTAACTACTACAATAATTACCGTTTATGCTGACCTTGCTATTGCTGTTATAACCGGTGTTATCATATCTGCTTTAGTATTTGCATGGAAGCACGCAAAAATATATTCCAGATCATCCATAGAAAAAGACGGAACAAAGGTTTATGAACTGGATGGACCTCTCTTTTTTGGATCAATTACATCTTTCAACGAACAGTTTGATGTGAGTAACGATCCAGAAAAAGTGGTTATCGACTTTAAAAATGCAAGAGTTATGGACCAGTCAGGCGTGGAGGCCGTTGATAAAATGACAAAAAAATATAAAGAAGCAGGAAAAAAACTGACCCTGAGACACCTTAGCGAAGATTGCAAAAAGATGCTAAAAGAGGCAGGACCCTTCTGTACATATGAAGAGGACGATCCTACCTACAAAGTAGCTGTGAACTACTAA
- a CDS encoding valine--tRNA ligase — protein MAIDNRYNPKEIEKNFYKIWESRGYFEIDGNRDIQKEGKNFSIMMPPPNVTGRLHIGHALTFTLQDIIVRYKRMDGFKTLWQPGTDHAGIATQNVVEKQLLKEGITKEELGREKFLEKVWEWKEHSGGVIVKQLRILGVSPAWSRERFTMDEGLKNAVRKAFVQLYNEGLIVRGNYMVNWCTHDGALSDIEVEYKEHEGKLYYIRYYIDGSDEYIVVATTRPETYFGDTAVMVNPDDERYRDLIGKKVVLPLIGRKIPIIADEHVDMEFGTGAVKVTPAHDPNDYEVGKRHNLEFITIFDEKGILNEYAGEFAGLERLEAREKIVKKLQDEGFIEKIEDYRHQVGHCYRCHNVVEPYISKQWFVKKEIAKSAVEKVNRGEAKFFPSHWINSFNAWMKDLRDWCISRQLWWGHRIPVFYCKDCGHEWADENENPQVCPKCGSKNFTQDPDVLDTWFSSALWPFSTLGWGNKEWGKGVKWFEKDLEEFYPNSLLITGFDILFFWVARMIMMGNHFMGELPFRDIYLHALVRDEHGQKMSKSKGNVIDPIDTINEYSADALRFTLAVLAVQGRDIKLSREKLEQSRNFTNKLFNAARFLMLNYDNFEDLENIELSTPLGRYMKSRLGSAVKEVRENLETYRFNDAATALYRFLWGEFCDWGIELSKVDKESIRELGAVYKEAMKLLHPFMPFISEYLYHMLSATSLENDGSIMVKKYPANIERDEEIENIFSIITESIVSIRRAKALIDIANKKIPKAYVKLSAKIDEELAKPYIQKLAKVEDIEFTQNKIEKAVADVSDNLEVFIPTQNVVLSPIIERLEKQKAKLEKELAKLEGMLNNKKFVENAPKEVVEQNKKLKAETEEKLLKISKELDSLKNL, from the coding sequence ATGGCAATTGATAACAGGTACAATCCCAAAGAGATAGAAAAAAATTTTTATAAAATCTGGGAATCAAGAGGCTATTTTGAGATAGACGGAAACAGAGATATTCAAAAAGAGGGTAAAAATTTCTCTATCATGATGCCTCCTCCAAATGTTACCGGCAGACTCCACATCGGACATGCCCTCACTTTTACTCTTCAAGATATCATTGTCAGATACAAAAGAATGGACGGCTTTAAAACTCTTTGGCAACCGGGAACCGATCATGCGGGAATCGCTACACAAAATGTTGTAGAAAAACAGCTTCTTAAAGAAGGGATTACCAAAGAGGAACTTGGACGTGAAAAGTTTCTTGAAAAAGTATGGGAGTGGAAAGAGCACAGCGGTGGAGTGATAGTAAAACAGCTTAGAATCCTAGGGGTCTCTCCTGCATGGAGTAGAGAGCGTTTTACTATGGATGAGGGACTTAAAAATGCCGTAAGAAAGGCTTTTGTACAGCTATACAATGAGGGTCTCATTGTCAGAGGCAACTACATGGTCAACTGGTGTACACATGACGGCGCGCTTAGTGATATCGAAGTGGAATACAAAGAGCATGAGGGAAAACTATACTACATAAGATACTACATCGACGGAAGCGACGAATATATCGTAGTTGCCACTACACGTCCCGAAACCTATTTCGGAGATACTGCGGTTATGGTAAATCCCGATGACGAAAGATACAGAGATCTTATAGGCAAAAAAGTTGTCCTTCCTCTGATAGGTAGAAAAATCCCCATAATAGCAGATGAGCATGTTGATATGGAATTCGGAACCGGAGCGGTAAAAGTTACGCCTGCACACGACCCGAATGATTACGAAGTGGGAAAAAGACATAACCTTGAATTTATTACCATTTTCGACGAAAAGGGAATTCTCAACGAATATGCAGGCGAATTTGCCGGACTAGAGAGACTGGAAGCCAGAGAAAAAATAGTCAAGAAACTTCAAGATGAGGGATTTATTGAAAAAATAGAAGATTACAGGCATCAGGTCGGACACTGTTACAGATGCCACAATGTGGTTGAACCTTATATCTCTAAACAGTGGTTTGTAAAAAAAGAGATTGCCAAAAGTGCTGTGGAAAAAGTAAATAGAGGCGAAGCCAAGTTTTTCCCCAGCCACTGGATAAACAGTTTCAACGCCTGGATGAAGGATCTTAGAGACTGGTGTATATCCAGACAGCTGTGGTGGGGACACAGAATCCCTGTATTTTACTGCAAAGATTGCGGCCATGAATGGGCAGACGAGAATGAAAACCCGCAAGTTTGCCCAAAATGCGGCTCAAAAAATTTTACTCAGGATCCGGATGTTCTCGATACCTGGTTCAGCTCCGCTCTTTGGCCTTTCTCTACTCTCGGATGGGGCAACAAAGAGTGGGGCAAGGGTGTAAAATGGTTTGAAAAGGATCTAGAAGAGTTCTATCCGAACTCTTTGCTTATAACAGGTTTTGACATACTATTTTTCTGGGTTGCCAGAATGATAATGATGGGTAACCACTTTATGGGTGAACTTCCCTTTAGAGATATATATCTGCACGCTCTTGTCAGAGACGAGCATGGGCAGAAAATGAGTAAATCGAAAGGCAATGTTATAGATCCCATCGATACGATAAACGAATACAGCGCTGACGCTCTCAGGTTTACACTTGCCGTTCTGGCCGTTCAAGGGCGTGATATAAAACTCAGCCGTGAAAAACTGGAGCAGTCAAGAAACTTTACGAATAAACTCTTCAATGCTGCCAGATTTTTGATGCTAAACTATGATAATTTTGAAGACCTTGAAAATATAGAACTCTCAACACCGCTTGGAAGATATATGAAAAGCCGTCTCGGCTCAGCCGTAAAAGAGGTCAGGGAAAATCTTGAAACCTACAGATTTAATGACGCTGCTACGGCACTTTATAGATTTCTGTGGGGAGAATTCTGCGACTGGGGGATAGAGCTGAGCAAAGTGGACAAAGAGAGCATCAGGGAACTTGGTGCTGTATATAAAGAGGCCATGAAACTGCTACACCCTTTCATGCCGTTTATCAGCGAATATCTTTATCATATGCTCTCTGCAACTTCTCTTGAAAACGATGGATCCATTATGGTAAAAAAATATCCTGCAAACATTGAAAGAGATGAAGAGATAGAAAATATCTTCTCTATAATTACCGAATCCATCGTTTCTATCAGAAGAGCAAAAGCACTTATAGATATAGCCAATAAAAAGATTCCAAAAGCTTATGTAAAACTATCTGCAAAAATAGATGAAGAGCTTGCAAAGCCTTACATACAAAAGCTTGCAAAAGTAGAAGATATTGAATTTACCCAAAACAAGATCGAAAAAGCCGTAGCCGATGTCAGCGATAATCTTGAAGTTTTCATTCCTACCCAAAACGTTGTTCTCTCTCCTATCATAGAAAGGCTTGAAAAGCAGAAAGCGAAACTTGAAAAAGAGCTCGCAAAACTAGAAGGAATGCTGAACAACAAAAAGTTTGTAGAAAATGCGCCCAAAGAGGTTGTTGAACAAAACAAAAAATTAAAAGCCGAAACCGAAGAGAAACTTCTGAAAATCAGCAAAGAGCTGGACTCCTTGAAAAATCTCTAA